In a genomic window of Rhododendron vialii isolate Sample 1 chromosome 12a, ASM3025357v1:
- the LOC131312060 gene encoding uncharacterized protein LOC131312060: MASTITPSTSPLCYFYTSPISRFACTFKIRASSSSPTTMAAASAAKVVPAVIVGGGRVGRALQEMGNGDDVLVRRGEPVPLDFAGPILVCTRNDDLEAVLQSTPQSRWNDLVFFQNGMLEPWFHSKGLGDADQVLAYFAISKLGEPPIDGKTDTNPEGLTAAFGKWASAVAARLHAGGLSC, encoded by the exons ATGGCATCAACAATTACCCCCTCCACTTCTCCCCTTTGCTACTTCTACACTAGTCCCATTTCAAGATTTGCTTGCACCTTCAAAATCAGAGCTTCATCTTCATCACCAACTACCATGGCCGCCGCCTCCGCCGCCAAGGTAGTACCCGCCGTCATAGTCGGCGGCGGAAGGGTCGGAAGGGCGTTGCAGGAAATGGGAAACGGCGATGATGTTTTGGTGAGGAGAGGGGAGCCTGTGCCGTTGGATTTTGCTGGGCCCATATTGGTTTGCACGAGGAACGATGATCTTGAAGCCGTTCTTCAATCCACTCCTCAGTCTCGATGGAACG ATTTGGTATTCTTCCAGAATGGAATGCTGGAGCCGTGGTTTCATAGTAAAGGTTTGGGTGATGCAGACCAAGTTTTGGCATACTTTGCCATATCAAAGCTTGGCGAACCTCCTATTGACGGAAAAACAGATACTAATCCCGAAGGCTTGACTGCTGCTTTCGGGAAATGGGCATCTGCAGTGGCAGCAAGATTACATGCTGGAGGCCTTTCTTGCTAG
- the LOC131312049 gene encoding putative late blight resistance protein homolog R1B-16 — protein sequence MGDIAVDIFLETLEQLITNSKLLLIQLQSIEMEIKYLREFLKATEKKRNEHIEVMNLVRQIREVVLESENTVELFVSRAYKQDDLSLDLESVKKEIKTLTAKVKQMYDENMYDINGTTVKKLKHSCTGSSGSGGRNTSKVVEEKTLVGFKDEIETLMGKLHDSGEGGRLEIISIIGVGGGGKTTLARKVYDHPWTSQKFEIRAWADVSQDYHKTMKSNLLISMLESAFPGKYKDYGESGEYKLGEMVYKCLRGNKYLIVMDDIWDIEAWNDIQRSFPKECKGSKVLLTSRLPVQPASVPCVSHCLNPLSLSCSWELLQKKVFGKKQCPPKLVDIGNQIAEKCKGLPLAVVAIAGILAMEDKTLDVWDKVAKNLCSIIAKNQEGCMEILELSYNHLPLHLKACFLYIGGHPEDSEIFVRELIWLWIAEGFIQQIDGGKSLEAIAQDYLIGLIDRNLVMVAAKSKSHGGVKACRIHDLLRELCLKKAEEDNFLVQNYGDDSFSSSITNKHRRLFIGRHFFHKLPPRPCARNLRSFLFLSLPNSSHSRLELSYLFKPGPLSMPMKLSFFIENFKLLRVLHLISAKNIGDIRYGTVLQLISDTSRGEIGIGDLVHLRYLALRLSRVQPVHAENCFPYLSNLETLNLHVSFPDKIPLPRDIVKMVKLRHLYTKKGKFEYHHVSNYDEEEGNMLESLQTLHQMCICKHCLRFLERIPNLRKLGLYADRDHYILADLEFLKCLEILCVHSRSINGLKLPPTLTRLTLKYTRLKWGELSIILQTLPSLEVLKLYNACVGPIWNISELEEEFSQLKYLRLEYLDIVEWSAFEYQFPGLEVLVIQDCRKLERILIDFANLNELREIRIQHSSRYAEESAREIQEKQRNRRGDDDFLNITFWGNC from the exons atgggtgatATTGCtgttgatatttttttggagaCCTTGGAACAGCTTATAACGAACTCCAAGCTCCTTTTAATTCAACTTCAATCTATTGAGATGGAGATAAAGTACCTGAGAGAGTTCCTCAAAGCTACGGAGAAGAAACGCAACGAGCATATAGAAGTGATGAATCTGGTGAGGCAGATCAGAGAGGTGGTACTTGAATCAGAGAACACCGTAGAATTGTTTGTAAGTCGTGCTTACAAGCAGGATGATCTTTCCCTGGACCTCGAAAGTGTCAAAAAGGAGATCAAGACACTTACAGCGAAGGTGAAGCAGATGTACGATGAAAATATGTATGACATTAACGGAACAACTGTCAAAAAACTCAAGCATTCTTGTACCGGATCAAGTGGATCAG GAGGGAGAAACACATCCAAAGTAGTAGAAGAGAAGACGCTGGTCGGTTTCAAGGATGAGATAGAGACATTAATGGGAAAGCTTCATGATAGTGGAGAAGGTGGACGGCTGGAGATTATATCAATCATCGGCGTTGGTGGAGGCGGCAAAACCACGTTGGCCAGAAAAGTGTATGATCATCCTTGGACGTCGCAGAAGTTTGAAATTCGTGCATGGGCTGATGTTTCTCAAGACTATCACAAGACCATGAAGAGTAATTTGTTGATTAGTATGCTGGAATCAGCTTTCCCAGGAAAATATAAAGATTACGGGGAGAGTGGTGAGTATAAGTTGGGAGAAATGGTATATAAATGCTTGCGGGGTAATAAATATCTCATTGTCATGGATGACATATGGGACATTGAGGCTTGGAATGATATCCAAAGATCATTCCCTAAGGAATGCAAGGGGAGTAAAGTGTTGTTAACTAGTCGATTACCTGTTCAACCGGCTAGCGTCCCCTGTGTCTCTCATTGTTTGAATCCCTTATCATTAAGTTGCAGTTGGGAGTTATTACAAAAgaag GTATTTGGGAAGAAACAATGCCCACCGAAGTTGGTGGATATCGGTAACCAAATCGCAGAAAAATGTAAAGGACTACCACTCGCAGTTGTTGCAATAGCTGGCATTCTGGCAATGGAAGACAAGACACTCGACGTGTGGGATAAAGTTGCCAAAAATTTATGTTCAATCATTGCCAAAAACCAAGAGGGTTGCATGGAGATACTAGAACTTAGTTACAATCACCTGCCTCTTCATTTAAAAGCATGTTTTCTTTACATTGGAGGACACCCCGAAGATTCTGAAATCTTTGTACGCgagttgatatggttatggatTGCAGAGGGATTTATTCAGCAAATTGATGGGGGGAAAAGCTTGGAGGCCATAGCACAAGATTACTTGATCGGTCTTATTGATAGAAATCTCGTAATGGTAGCTGCGAAAAGTAAATCCCACGGAGGAGTTAAAGCATGCCGTATCCATGATCTTCTGCGTGAATTATGCTTGAAAAAAGCAGAAGAGGATAATTTTCTTGTGCAAAATTACGGGGACGATTCTTTTTCATCTTCTATTACAAATAAGCATCGTCGCCTCTTCATTGGCCGTCACTTCTTTCATAAGCTTCCCCCAAGGCCTTGTGCTAGAAACCTTCGATCTTTTTTGTTCCTCTCCTTGCCAAACTCTTCCCATTCAAGGCTTGAACTATCATATCTATTCAAACCCGGGCCACTTTCAATGCCAATGAAACtgtcattttttattgaaaacttcaAACTTCTCAGGGTGTTGCATTTAATCTCCGCTAAAAACATTGGAGATATAAGATATGGAACGGTGTTGCAGTTAATCTCTGATACAAGCCGAGGAGAAATAGGAATAGGAGATCTGGTTCATTTGAGATACTTAGCACTTAGGTTATCAAGAGTACAACCTGTCCATGCAGAGAATTGTTTTCCCTACCTCTCGAACCTAGAAACCCTTAACCTCCATGTTTCATTCCCGGACAAGATTCCGTTGCCTCGCGATATAGTTAAGATGGTTAAGTTGAGGCATCTATATACTAAAAAGGGGAAATTCGAATATCATCATGTTTCTAATTATGATGAAGAGGAGGGGAATATGTTAGAGAGCTTACAGACCTTGCACCAAATGTGTATTTGTAAGCATTGCCTACGTTTTTTGGAAAGGATTCCCAATCTAAGGAAGCTAGGACTTTATGCAGATCGAGATCATTATATTCTCGCCGACCTAGAATTCTTAAAATGCCTTGAGATACTCTGTGTTCACTCCAGAAGCATTAATGGGCTGAAGCTTCCTCCTACTCTTACGCGGCTAACTTTGAAATATACGAGATTGAAGTGGGGGGAGCTGTCAATAATCCTTCAAACCCTGCCGAGCCTTGAGGTTCTCAAATTATACAATGCCTGTGTGGGACCAATTTGGAACATAAGTGAACTTGAGGAGGAGTTCTCTCAACTCAAGTACTTGAGGCTTGAATATCTGGATATCGTGGAGTGGAGTGCTTTCGAATATCAATTTCCGGGACTTGAGGTCTTAGTGATCCAAGATTGCAGAAAACTGGAGCGGATCCTGATTGACTTTGCTAATCTAAACGAACTCCGCGAAATTAGGATTCAGCATTCCAGTCGATATGCAGAGGAATCAGCCAGGGAGATTCAGGAAAAGCAAAGAAATAGAAGAGGAGATGATGATTTCCTAAATATTACGTTCTGGGGTAACTGCTGA